The Petrocella atlantisensis genome has a window encoding:
- a CDS encoding aromatic acid exporter family protein — MKLLLYRSVKIALGVIGAIFLAEGIGLMYSTTAGVIAMLSILDTRKQTLYVGFKRIWTSLMAILIVTILFALLGHNLLVFGLFLLLYVPLMTWLKASEALTVNTVLVTHIYTLQSLGVGILMNEMALTIIGVLVAWVLNLHMPNLENEIRMLQMEVEDRIKGVLEQIEAKLMGQDKSASTDRLDDLKIQLDEGTKKAYIYHNNYILKDHRYFIKYFQMRKEQYRVLKHMNQLFHESFITVKEALPIGAFTHRLVIELNECNDGEDLLRALKDLKNHYKASDLPVTREEFEHRAVLFQYLNDLEHFIEIKSRFMVDYGAIVYCHHENSIIKERK; from the coding sequence ATGAAACTGTTGCTGTATAGATCCGTTAAAATAGCACTGGGTGTTATCGGCGCTATATTTTTAGCGGAAGGTATCGGCCTAATGTATAGTACAACGGCAGGCGTTATTGCCATGTTAAGTATACTAGATACGAGAAAGCAAACACTTTATGTAGGCTTCAAACGTATTTGGACTTCATTAATGGCAATCCTCATTGTTACGATACTTTTCGCCCTATTGGGACACAATCTCTTAGTATTTGGGCTTTTTCTACTACTATATGTACCTTTGATGACATGGCTCAAAGCCTCAGAAGCGTTAACGGTGAATACTGTTTTGGTAACCCATATCTATACCCTTCAGTCCTTAGGTGTAGGTATACTCATGAATGAGATGGCCTTGACCATCATTGGGGTCTTAGTTGCTTGGGTTCTTAACTTACATATGCCCAATCTGGAGAATGAAATTCGAATGCTTCAAATGGAAGTGGAAGATAGGATTAAAGGAGTGCTTGAACAGATTGAAGCAAAATTAATGGGTCAGGATAAGTCTGCATCTACAGATCGACTAGATGACCTAAAAATACAACTGGATGAAGGTACAAAAAAGGCCTATATTTATCATAATAACTATATCTTAAAGGATCACCGTTATTTTATCAAGTATTTTCAAATGCGAAAAGAACAGTACCGTGTGCTTAAACATATGAATCAACTCTTTCATGAGTCATTTATAACGGTTAAGGAAGCCTTACCTATCGGTGCTTTTACCCATCGACTTGTCATCGAGCTGAATGAGTGTAACGATGGTGAAGATTTATTAAGGGCTCTTAAAGACTTAAAAAATCATTATAAAGCGTCTGACTTACCCGTCACGAGAGAGGAATTCGAGCATAGAGCCGTATTGTTTCAATATTTAAACGACTTAGAACATTTCATTGAGATAAAATCCAGATTTATGGTGGATTATGGTGCAATTGTCTATTGTCATCATGAAAACAGTATTATTAAGGAAAGGAAGTGA
- a CDS encoding Crp/Fnr family transcriptional regulator has product MQVTRQCEHCQHKLCAKRVPIFSAMSTEEINEITDLIIRKSYVKGEAIVTEGETIDRLVIINSGKAKGCKYSIDGKEQILYLYSDGDFFGERNLLTNLKASYSIVALETVHVCMILKADIRQLIKNHPEIGLKIMEELTMKLERLENTIEQMGTRTVEIRVIGALLEFADKFGREKEAGTMVALPLSREGIASYIGVTRETVSRSMNALDEEGLIQIIGNKKIYIENIGALRNRFSKT; this is encoded by the coding sequence ATGCAAGTCACCCGTCAATGTGAACACTGTCAGCATAAGCTTTGTGCCAAACGTGTTCCGATTTTCAGTGCTATGTCAACAGAAGAGATTAATGAGATCACCGACCTTATCATTAGAAAAAGTTATGTCAAAGGCGAGGCTATTGTGACAGAAGGCGAGACCATCGATCGGTTGGTCATCATCAACTCAGGTAAGGCCAAAGGTTGTAAATATAGTATAGATGGTAAAGAACAGATTCTCTATCTCTATTCAGATGGTGATTTTTTTGGAGAAAGGAATCTACTTACGAACCTTAAGGCGAGTTATAGTATTGTCGCCTTAGAAACGGTACATGTATGCATGATTTTAAAAGCGGATATTAGGCAACTTATAAAGAATCATCCGGAAATAGGCTTAAAGATTATGGAAGAATTGACGATGAAATTAGAACGTCTAGAGAACACCATCGAACAAATGGGGACAAGGACAGTTGAAATAAGAGTTATTGGAGCGCTTCTTGAGTTTGCGGATAAATTCGGGAGGGAAAAAGAAGCCGGAACTATGGTAGCTTTACCCCTTAGTCGAGAAGGTATCGCCAGTTACATCGGTGTCACCAGAGAAACGGTGAGCAGGAGTATGAATGCCCTTGATGAAGAAGGGTTGATTCAAATAATCGGTAATAAAAAGATATACATTGAAAATATAGGGGCTTTAAGAAATAGATTTAGTAAAACATAA
- a CDS encoding CDP-alcohol phosphatidyltransferase family protein: protein MMLKHIPNILSTLRIGMVPLFAYVYFSDLPNAHYMALGIFILAGITDVLDGFLARHYNLITKIGTVLDPLADKLMQLMAITCLAIDEAIPVWLTLIVVFKELTMIITGIYMYFRKESTVMASNYFGKAATVLFSFAIFITILYPNSLASILLIGSAILLKLTALISYIRHYFMDVKPNLGKNKV, encoded by the coding sequence ATGATGCTGAAGCACATACCTAACATACTCTCGACACTACGAATCGGCATGGTACCTCTGTTTGCTTATGTCTATTTTTCAGATCTGCCAAACGCCCACTATATGGCCCTTGGCATTTTTATTCTAGCCGGTATCACCGATGTACTTGATGGATTTTTGGCCAGGCACTATAACTTAATCACCAAGATTGGTACTGTGCTCGACCCTCTAGCGGATAAGCTTATGCAGCTCATGGCCATCACATGTTTGGCCATTGATGAAGCAATCCCTGTGTGGTTGACGCTCATCGTCGTTTTTAAAGAGTTAACTATGATTATAACCGGCATCTACATGTATTTCAGAAAAGAGAGCACCGTAATGGCTTCTAATTACTTTGGCAAAGCTGCTACTGTTTTGTTCTCCTTTGCTATTTTTATCACCATACTTTATCCGAATTCTTTAGCCAGCATTCTACTCATCGGATCTGCCATATTGCTAAAACTTACCGCACTCATATCCTATATCCGACATTATTTCATGGATGTTAAACCCAACTTGGGTAAGAATAAGGTATGA
- a CDS encoding DUF1858 domain-containing protein, which produces MYIDLNKSIYDLCKEDPKIIEIMNTLGFTDITKPAMMNTVGKMMTISKGARMKNIDITTIKNRFIEQGYNIGEAKEDPK; this is translated from the coding sequence TTGTACATTGATTTGAACAAAAGTATTTATGACTTGTGTAAAGAAGACCCGAAAATTATAGAAATCATGAATACACTGGGTTTTACGGATATTACAAAGCCAGCGATGATGAATACAGTTGGTAAGATGATGACCATAAGCAAAGGCGCCAGAATGAAGAATATTGACATCACAACCATTAAAAATAGATTTATTGAACAAGGTTATAACATAGGTGAGGCAAAGGAGGATCCAAAATGA
- a CDS encoding DUF438 domain-containing protein produces MSEFIDNQSKKQEVLKGLIKKLHEGQTVDDVKAEFAKHFEHVSPTEISNLEAALIREGMPVEEIQSLCDVHAEVFKGSIEEIHAPKEEHQIPGHPVGTFIKENRAIESLIDKKLLPVLSAYEFEQSQANKNALQNILNQLRQIDIHYARKENLLFPIMEKHDITAPPKVMWGVDDEVRQELKGIALQLEAGENINYIIDAIHETVHKIKEMIFKEENILFPMVIDTFTEEEWFEVLEGSDEFGYLIEPPMKIWQPNMGTETKSKEEPFGGLDADNKLIKFDAGVMTQEEINAIMNTLPLDVTFVDANGLVKYFSQGEERIFPRAKTIIGREVSNCHPPASVHIVEKIVEDLKSGRKSHEDFWIKMGEQFVYIRYYAVRNSEGTYLGVLEVTQNIKPILALEGEKRLMTD; encoded by the coding sequence ATGAGTGAATTTATTGACAACCAATCTAAAAAACAAGAAGTACTTAAAGGACTGATCAAAAAACTACACGAAGGACAAACGGTAGATGATGTTAAAGCGGAATTTGCAAAGCATTTTGAACATGTATCACCCACGGAGATCAGTAATCTTGAAGCGGCTCTTATTCGTGAGGGCATGCCGGTTGAGGAGATACAAAGTCTTTGTGATGTACATGCAGAGGTCTTTAAAGGATCTATCGAAGAAATACACGCACCAAAAGAGGAACATCAGATTCCGGGTCATCCGGTAGGTACTTTTATAAAAGAAAACAGGGCTATAGAATCTTTAATAGATAAAAAACTTTTACCAGTTCTAAGTGCTTATGAGTTTGAACAAAGTCAAGCCAATAAGAATGCTCTACAAAATATCTTAAACCAACTTAGACAAATTGATATTCACTATGCGCGTAAAGAGAATCTACTCTTTCCGATTATGGAAAAACATGATATCACGGCACCACCAAAAGTCATGTGGGGTGTCGATGATGAAGTACGACAAGAATTAAAAGGCATCGCTTTACAGCTAGAAGCTGGCGAAAATATTAATTATATTATTGATGCTATCCATGAAACGGTTCATAAAATAAAAGAAATGATTTTCAAAGAAGAAAATATATTATTCCCAATGGTGATTGATACCTTTACTGAAGAAGAATGGTTTGAAGTGCTTGAAGGTAGTGATGAATTTGGCTACTTGATTGAACCACCGATGAAAATATGGCAACCTAATATGGGTACAGAGACAAAGTCTAAGGAAGAGCCATTTGGTGGTCTGGATGCAGACAATAAACTCATTAAGTTTGATGCAGGGGTAATGACACAAGAAGAAATTAACGCTATTATGAACACCTTACCACTGGATGTTACTTTTGTAGATGCTAATGGTTTAGTGAAGTACTTTTCTCAAGGGGAAGAGCGTATATTTCCAAGAGCAAAGACCATCATTGGTAGGGAAGTGAGCAATTGCCATCCACCGGCAAGTGTCCATATCGTTGAAAAAATTGTTGAAGATTTAAAAAGCGGTCGAAAAAGCCACGAAGATTTTTGGATAAAAATGGGTGAGCAATTTGTCTATATTCGGTATTATGCTGTAAGAAACAGTGAAGGTACTTACTTAGGCGTTCTTGAAGTTACCCAAAATATTAAGCCAATCTTAGCACTTGAAGGAGAAAAGCGCTTAATGACAGATTAA